Proteins encoded by one window of Cylindrospermum stagnale PCC 7417:
- a CDS encoding agenet domain-containing protein, with translation MKQHQQDWDAQKTWVFAVGILEWKNSDVFASFPDAVPGRFDEKLVNFFRSQGVPDEQIIYLQDQEATIEQIQQLPDFLSNTSEDDLLIFYFAGHGDWDSDTNTHYFINYDANAEDRDNYWSVSSIFDDIESNFYGSKALLLADCCYSGALIDEVKNRDSEISYACVSSAYSHNSSTGNWTFTESLYKGLLGDPVVDLDGDRIITLYDFSRYAELEMAFIEEQKSMFITTNDFDPQMQLARVSDDIEPVEGKRVIVEYEGEWYKAKTLARHDGQVNIQYIVDNSEEWVEDERIQPYNPDMFAVGDSVEVEFDEEWYPATVKKAWFGLHFISYDDSPSYWMEWVGGERIRPLASD, from the coding sequence GTGAAACAACATCAACAAGATTGGGATGCTCAGAAAACCTGGGTTTTTGCTGTCGGAATTCTTGAATGGAAAAATTCTGATGTCTTTGCATCTTTCCCGGATGCTGTACCAGGTCGTTTTGATGAAAAATTAGTTAACTTCTTTCGCTCCCAGGGGGTTCCAGATGAACAAATCATCTATTTGCAAGATCAAGAAGCTACCATTGAGCAGATTCAACAACTTCCTGATTTTTTGTCTAATACCAGCGAAGATGATTTACTAATTTTCTATTTTGCTGGTCATGGAGATTGGGATTCTGACACGAATACACATTATTTTATAAATTATGATGCTAATGCTGAAGACAGAGACAATTATTGGTCTGTGTCTTCGATTTTTGATGATATTGAAAGTAATTTTTATGGTTCTAAAGCCTTGCTTTTAGCTGACTGTTGCTATTCAGGTGCTTTGATTGATGAGGTTAAGAATCGAGATTCAGAGATTTCTTACGCTTGTGTTAGTTCAGCCTACTCGCACAATTCATCAACAGGTAACTGGACTTTTACAGAGTCTTTGTACAAGGGTTTATTGGGCGATCCAGTTGTAGATTTAGATGGCGATCGCATTATAACTCTGTATGATTTTTCTCGATACGCCGAATTGGAAATGGCTTTTATCGAGGAACAGAAATCTATGTTTATCACTACCAATGATTTCGACCCGCAAATGCAGTTAGCTAGGGTGTCGGATGACATTGAACCAGTTGAAGGTAAACGGGTGATAGTGGAGTATGAAGGTGAGTGGTATAAAGCCAAGACTTTAGCAAGACATGACGGTCAAGTTAATATCCAGTACATTGTGGATAACTCAGAGGAATGGGTAGAAGATGAGCGGATTCAACCCTACAATCCAGATATGTTTGCAGTTGGTGATTCAGTAGAAGTGGAATTTGATGAAGAATGGTATCCAGCTACAGTAAAAAAAGCCTGGTTTGGTCTGCATTTTATCAGTTATGACGATTCTCCATCGTACTGGATGGAATGGGTTGGGGGAGAGCGTATCCGACCGTTAGCTTCGGATTGA
- a CDS encoding type II toxin-antitoxin system RelE family toxin, with product MTYQIIVTKSIQKELDNLPNDIKEHVYEKIAQLAEVPRPDGVVKLKGYENEYRVRVGDYRLRYEIEDQQLIILLLQCKHRRDVYRK from the coding sequence ATGACCTACCAAATTATTGTAACTAAATCTATTCAAAAAGAATTAGATAATCTGCCAAATGATATAAAAGAGCATGTATATGAAAAAATTGCCCAGCTTGCAGAAGTCCCTCGTCCTGATGGAGTTGTAAAACTAAAAGGATATGAAAATGAATATCGTGTTAGAGTCGGTGACTATCGCTTACGCTATGAAATTGAAGATCAACAATTAATCATTTTACTCCTCCAATGTAAGCATCGTCGTGATGTATATAGAAAATAG
- a CDS encoding damage-control phosphatase ARMT1 family protein: protein MNPHIPKLPLPAPLVGTEVGSFTEFTVTQRMPAIARRVIAENKFPSQINQSLEKLAAELPTGYLPTLADDTGADFTAWEQYLEPYKGQRWVDVPWFFAETYFYRLILDITNYFRPGELQGIDPFELQKAQGLEASLDSIISLCSQVDKWLDESKKAGKSNQASVIALLYFALWGNRVDLSLWSAFEDDRSRFDIQNQLTHILVDDAFSVSELLTSAKGGSIDFVIDNAGFELICDLCFVDFLLGSGLVNEVYLHLKPHPTFVSDAMIKDVHYTINFLAAGSHPKVKSFTERLQANIASGKLVLTEDYFWTSPLAFWEIPSALKGELAKSSLIVVKGDANYRRLLGDRHWDYTTNIADIVSYLPAPMVALRTLKSEVAAGLKAKNVAEVAKSDPDWLTGGQWGVLQLVV from the coding sequence GTGAATCCCCACATCCCCAAATTACCCCTACCAGCGCCACTAGTAGGAACTGAAGTCGGCTCTTTTACTGAGTTTACAGTAACTCAACGAATGCCTGCGATCGCCCGCCGAGTGATAGCGGAAAATAAGTTTCCTAGCCAAATTAATCAAAGCTTGGAGAAACTCGCTGCTGAACTACCAACAGGATATTTGCCAACTCTGGCAGATGATACTGGTGCAGACTTTACAGCCTGGGAGCAATATTTAGAACCATATAAAGGTCAGCGGTGGGTGGATGTGCCCTGGTTTTTTGCGGAAACTTATTTTTATCGGCTGATTCTGGATATTACCAATTACTTTCGCCCTGGTGAATTGCAAGGTATTGACCCGTTTGAGTTACAAAAAGCTCAAGGTTTAGAAGCATCTCTTGATTCTATTATCTCTTTGTGTAGTCAAGTAGATAAATGGTTAGATGAATCAAAGAAAGCAGGTAAATCAAACCAAGCATCTGTAATTGCTCTGTTATACTTTGCGCTGTGGGGAAATCGTGTTGATTTGAGTTTGTGGTCGGCATTTGAGGATGACCGGAGCCGTTTTGATATTCAAAATCAACTAACTCATATATTAGTAGATGATGCATTTTCAGTTAGCGAATTATTAACCAGTGCTAAGGGTGGGAGTATTGATTTTGTTATAGATAATGCAGGTTTTGAGCTTATTTGTGATTTGTGTTTTGTAGACTTTTTGTTAGGTAGTGGCTTGGTTAATGAGGTCTACTTGCACTTAAAACCTCATCCGACTTTTGTATCTGATGCCATGATTAAAGATGTGCATTACACGATTAATTTTTTAGCTGCTGGTAGCCATCCAAAGGTTAAATCTTTTACTGAAAGATTGCAAGCAAATATCGCTTCGGGAAAGTTAGTTTTAACTGAAGATTACTTCTGGACATCACCGTTAGCATTTTGGGAAATACCTTCAGCACTCAAAGGTGAATTAGCCAAGTCGAGTTTAATTGTTGTTAAAGGAGATGCCAATTATCGGCGGTTATTAGGCGATCGCCATTGGGACTATACCACCAACATTGCAGATATCGTCTCTTACTTACCCGCGCCAATGGTAGCCTTACGCACCCTTAAGTCAGAAGTCGCCGCCGGACTCAAGGCGAAAAATGTGGCAGAAGTGGCAAAATCTGACCCTGATTGGTTGACAGGTGGGCAGTGGGGTGTTTTGCAGTTGGTGGTTTAA
- a CDS encoding antitoxin AF2212-like protein, which translates to MVEKIAAVFDGNVFYPAEPIALPANTRVRISIEILPPDQQETISFLETARSLKLEGPPDWSANIDKYLYEN; encoded by the coding sequence ATGGTTGAAAAAATAGCAGCTGTGTTTGATGGCAACGTGTTCTATCCTGCTGAACCGATTGCGCTGCCAGCTAATACCCGTGTGCGAATCAGTATTGAAATTTTGCCCCCAGATCAACAGGAAACGATCTCGTTTCTAGAGACGGCGCGATCGCTCAAACTAGAAGGGCCACCTGACTGGTCTGCCAACATTGACAAGTATTTGTACGAAAACTAA
- a CDS encoding type II toxin-antitoxin system VapC family toxin — MNSEIFLDTSFAIALSAPSDRLHDRAVHLAKLLAAAGTRLVTTQAVMLEIGNALSQPPYRRGSIILLNALAADSKVEIVSLTQEIYERALQLYCDQPEKAWGFGDCVSFIVMESREMSQALTANEHFLQAGFRALLREE; from the coding sequence ATGAATAGTGAAATATTTCTCGATACCTCATTTGCGATCGCCTTATCTGCACCAAGCGATCGCTTACATGACCGAGCCGTGCATTTAGCTAAACTGTTAGCGGCGGCAGGAACACGCTTAGTCACAACACAAGCAGTGATGTTAGAAATTGGCAATGCCTTATCTCAACCACCCTATCGTCGCGGGTCCATCATCTTATTAAACGCTTTAGCAGCAGACTCTAAAGTAGAAATTGTCTCCCTCACCCAGGAAATTTACGAACGTGCTTTGCAGTTATATTGTGACCAACCTGAAAAAGCCTGGGGGTTTGGAGATTGTGTGTCTTTTATCGTGATGGAATCTAGAGAAATGTCCCAAGCACTCACTGCAAATGAGCATTTTTTACAGGCAGGCTTTCGCGCCTTACTGCGAGAAGAGTAG
- a CDS encoding metallophosphoesterase family protein, whose translation MNLISEPPIPVKIQKMKQRVRWMHPSIMQRGIDQTSMVLDDGKEDSPEFSFMVIGDTGTKSRYGQHPQRQVAEQMLAHGDGCRFVLHTGDVIYVVGSQEYYPQNFIEPYREFIVGGDNHNSIPYDRMVFNLPFLPVLGNHDYYDVPLMYRLLTGPTSSLRRLLRYKDIEIGWHGSNQGDAYARAFLDYMGAIASNQELEHHLDQHYTAKSDTGRCLRYQPGKFTRVPNRYYTFRYGGIDFFALDSNTFNTPSPLPTTQAGESNRRQLQQHRQEIEQEELQILAICDRLNPDIPSEAEQLDELSAKLDQINEVKIDIEKQLSPQKTPDIDFEQLDWLRNRLIESWHTSEVRGRVIFFHHPPYVTEATKWHQAQTLAVRHRLRSLFEAVAQTLGSQTKERPIVDLILNGHAHCLEHIRTVDTGYADSHINCIISGGSGHRPRRQRQEGPELMETFTNIAGSPTRKVADSLLYVGRNGYASQRRLPYSCVRIDVQQGTPPKFIVRPLIAERFGEQWDKRQLAPFVI comes from the coding sequence ATGAACTTGATTTCCGAACCACCAATTCCTGTGAAAATCCAAAAGATGAAGCAACGGGTGCGGTGGATGCATCCCAGTATTATGCAGCGGGGAATTGACCAAACCTCGATGGTTCTAGACGATGGCAAGGAGGATAGTCCAGAATTTTCGTTTATGGTGATTGGTGATACTGGCACTAAATCTCGTTACGGACAACACCCCCAACGACAAGTAGCTGAACAAATGCTAGCTCATGGCGATGGCTGCCGTTTTGTGTTGCACACTGGCGATGTGATTTATGTGGTGGGTTCCCAAGAGTATTATCCGCAAAACTTTATCGAGCCTTACCGGGAATTTATCGTCGGTGGCGACAACCATAACAGCATTCCCTACGATCGCATGGTGTTTAATCTGCCATTCTTGCCAGTGTTGGGAAATCACGATTACTATGATGTGCCATTAATGTATCGATTGCTGACTGGCCCCACATCGTCCCTACGCCGCTTATTGCGCTACAAAGATATTGAGATTGGCTGGCATGGCTCAAATCAAGGTGATGCTTATGCACGAGCCTTTCTAGACTACATGGGAGCGATCGCATCGAACCAAGAGTTAGAACATCATTTAGATCAGCATTACACCGCCAAAAGCGACACAGGACGCTGTTTACGTTACCAACCAGGAAAATTTACCCGCGTCCCCAACCGCTATTACACATTTCGTTACGGCGGGATTGACTTTTTCGCCTTAGACTCTAATACCTTTAATACACCATCACCCTTGCCGACAACTCAAGCCGGGGAAAGCAACCGCCGGCAATTGCAACAGCATCGCCAAGAGATAGAACAAGAAGAATTGCAGATTTTAGCAATATGCGATCGCCTAAATCCCGATATCCCCAGCGAAGCCGAACAACTCGATGAACTCAGTGCCAAATTAGACCAAATCAACGAAGTCAAAATCGATATCGAAAAACAACTATCACCCCAGAAAACACCAGACATCGACTTTGAACAACTCGATTGGTTGCGAAACAGGCTGATCGAATCTTGGCATACGAGCGAAGTACGCGGAAGGGTAATATTTTTTCACCATCCCCCCTACGTCACAGAGGCAACCAAGTGGCACCAGGCACAAACTTTGGCAGTTCGTCATCGTCTGCGCTCTTTATTTGAAGCAGTAGCCCAAACTCTGGGTTCTCAGACAAAAGAACGTCCCATCGTCGATTTAATTTTAAACGGTCACGCCCACTGTTTGGAACACATCCGCACAGTTGATACAGGATATGCTGACTCCCACATCAACTGCATTATTTCTGGTGGAAGCGGACATCGTCCCCGTCGTCAACGACAAGAGGGCCCAGAACTGATGGAGACTTTTACCAACATTGCCGGCAGTCCGACTCGGAAAGTTGCGGATTCGCTGCTTTATGTTGGACGCAATGGCTACGCTTCCCAAAGGCGGCTACCTTACTCATGTGTACGGATTGACGTTCAACAAGGTACCCCACCCAAGTTTATCGTCAGACCACTGATTGCAGAGCGATTTGGGGAACAATGGGATAAGCGCCAGTTAGCACCATTTGTGATTTAA
- a CDS encoding class I SAM-dependent methyltransferase: MLGSLLTQPTAAAIASSPSTTVYEQRQIHSPDGIGKYYMGREIAKVMGHTGAGWLERPSREIEEQPNQVVNLLNLQPDDVVADIGAGTGYLSFRIAPLLPSGKVLAVDIQPEMLEIIEFFKQEKNISNVEPILATLTNPNLSHASVDLVLMVDAYHEFEYPQEVMQGIVKALKPGGRVALVEYRGENPFIMIKKLHKMTQKQVRQEMQAVGLVWRETKNLLPQQHLIVFEKQT, translated from the coding sequence ATGTTGGGGAGTTTACTAACTCAACCGACAGCCGCAGCAATAGCATCCTCTCCCAGCACCACAGTTTACGAACAAAGGCAGATTCACAGTCCAGATGGCATCGGTAAATACTACATGGGGCGCGAAATTGCCAAAGTCATGGGACACACTGGCGCCGGTTGGTTAGAAAGACCAAGTCGCGAAATAGAAGAACAACCAAATCAGGTGGTAAACCTCCTCAATTTGCAACCTGATGATGTGGTAGCAGATATTGGTGCGGGTACAGGCTATTTGAGTTTTCGCATCGCGCCTTTATTACCATCCGGTAAGGTATTAGCTGTAGATATTCAGCCAGAAATGTTGGAGATTATTGAGTTTTTCAAACAAGAGAAAAATATCTCTAATGTTGAGCCTATTTTAGCAACTCTCACAAACCCTAATTTGTCACACGCAAGTGTGGATTTAGTACTGATGGTAGATGCTTATCATGAGTTTGAATATCCCCAAGAAGTGATGCAAGGAATTGTCAAAGCGCTGAAACCTGGTGGTAGGGTAGCACTGGTTGAGTACCGAGGCGAAAATCCCTTTATTATGATCAAGAAACTCCACAAGATGACTCAAAAACAAGTCCGCCAAGAAATGCAAGCTGTGGGTTTAGTTTGGCGTGAAACTAAAAATTTGTTACCTCAGCAGCACTTAATAGTGTTTGAAAAGCAGACTTAA
- a CDS encoding DUF4168 domain-containing protein, with product MKKNFDLFFRISLQRILTQSLLLATIATGGLFSSHLSLNSKAYAQTPAFNDAEITSYAQAVLAMEPLRQQTLEEIKKIINGGEVPTIVCNKPDSMNSLPGKAKDIAVNYCKQYAKIVSESGLPPERFNQITVEHQTNKNLYRRVYNTLLRLQKKPESR from the coding sequence ATGAAAAAAAATTTTGATTTATTTTTCCGAATTAGCCTCCAGCGAATACTTACCCAATCATTGTTACTTGCCACTATCGCCACTGGGGGTTTATTTTCCAGTCATTTGAGCTTAAATTCAAAAGCTTATGCTCAAACTCCAGCATTCAACGATGCTGAAATCACCAGCTATGCCCAAGCTGTATTAGCGATGGAACCACTCCGTCAACAAACCTTGGAAGAAATTAAAAAAATTATTAATGGCGGAGAAGTTCCCACGATAGTTTGTAATAAACCCGATAGTATGAATAGTCTGCCAGGTAAGGCTAAAGATATTGCAGTTAACTACTGTAAGCAATATGCAAAAATCGTCAGCGAGAGCGGTTTACCTCCTGAGCGGTTCAACCAAATTACTGTAGAACACCAAACTAACAAGAACTTATATCGGCGGGTTTATAATACATTATTACGCTTGCAAAAAAAACCTGAATCTCGGTAG
- the holA gene encoding DNA polymerase III subunit delta, translating to MPVYVYWGEDDFAMEKAVALLRDRILDPLWISFNYTSFSPDQADATIQGLNQVMTPTFGAGGRLVWLINTTLCQHCPENVLAELQRTLPVIPENSFLLLTTRNKPDERLKATKLLKQCATEFREFPLIPPWKTELLVQSVNQAAQSVGLKLTPKTAELLAESVGNDTRLLYNEIEKLQLYTAGSNQPLDVKTVTQLVRNTKQNSLQLAAAIRTGDTAKALATVADLINASEPGLRIVATLIGQFRTWLWVKIMIESGEQNQQAIAQAADIGNPKRIYFLQQEVKSLSIQQLISSLPLLLELEVSLKQGASEMSVLQTKVIELCQVCQGT from the coding sequence ATGCCAGTCTATGTTTACTGGGGTGAAGATGATTTTGCTATGGAAAAAGCGGTAGCGCTCTTGCGCGATCGCATCCTCGATCCCCTTTGGATAAGTTTTAATTACACTTCATTCTCCCCAGATCAAGCCGACGCTACAATCCAGGGGTTAAATCAAGTGATGACACCAACTTTTGGCGCTGGTGGACGCTTGGTGTGGTTGATCAATACTACCCTCTGCCAGCACTGTCCAGAGAATGTGTTAGCCGAATTGCAACGAACCCTGCCCGTAATTCCCGAAAACTCATTTTTATTGCTTACCACGCGTAACAAACCAGATGAACGCCTCAAAGCTACGAAATTGTTGAAACAATGTGCCACCGAGTTCCGAGAATTTCCGCTGATTCCACCTTGGAAAACCGAATTGTTGGTACAATCTGTTAATCAAGCTGCTCAATCTGTGGGTCTAAAACTAACTCCCAAGACAGCGGAACTATTAGCAGAATCCGTCGGTAATGATACACGGCTACTCTACAATGAAATAGAGAAATTGCAGCTGTATACCGCAGGCAGCAACCAGCCTCTAGACGTAAAGACCGTTACCCAACTAGTTAGAAATACTAAGCAAAATAGTTTACAATTGGCAGCAGCCATCAGAACTGGAGATACAGCTAAAGCTTTAGCAACCGTGGCTGATCTAATCAACGCTTCTGAGCCTGGGTTGCGGATAGTTGCTACATTGATTGGTCAATTTCGCACCTGGTTATGGGTAAAAATCATGATCGAAAGTGGCGAGCAAAATCAACAAGCGATCGCTCAAGCCGCTGACATCGGTAACCCTAAACGCATCTATTTTCTACAGCAAGAAGTCAAGTCTCTTTCTATCCAGCAACTAATCTCCTCTTTGCCCCTGCTGCTGGAGTTAGAAGTTAGTCTCAAGCAAGGAGCTTCAGAAATGTCAGTACTACAAACTAAAGTGATAGAACTTTGTCAAGTATGTCAAGGAACTTGA
- a CDS encoding DUF1868 domain-containing protein: MDDNYQTYLNRVARLTLPEAYRSQVQHIQESSKFQPHSGLRQPAPFPGYTLITPPAEEDSLNSDFYAKLQAYQQELLQLPVNPDLIVPVPAASFHVTLADLIWDSAYLHTCEENPKFDQELRHCLTEMFQQYQQSMTKRTHPIQWQMLGLILMPRAVAVCLVPQDERCYEEIIQFRRTIYQNPKLIALGIEQHYHFTAHITLGYFGEVSPELDRTNFSATLSQLNQQWLLNLPEFLVQRVELRKFDNMARYYRQPDWPSLDF; the protein is encoded by the coding sequence TTGGACGACAACTATCAAACTTACTTAAATCGGGTAGCTAGACTGACGCTACCAGAAGCTTACAGATCCCAAGTCCAGCATATCCAGGAATCATCTAAATTTCAGCCGCATTCTGGATTGCGACAACCAGCACCTTTCCCTGGCTATACACTGATTACTCCACCAGCGGAGGAAGATTCACTAAACTCTGATTTCTACGCCAAGTTACAGGCTTATCAGCAGGAACTTTTGCAGTTACCTGTAAACCCTGATTTGATTGTGCCTGTACCTGCTGCTAGCTTCCATGTGACGTTGGCAGATTTGATTTGGGACAGTGCTTACCTTCACACCTGTGAAGAAAATCCCAAATTTGATCAAGAGTTGAGACATTGCTTAACCGAAATGTTTCAGCAATATCAACAATCGATGACAAAAAGGACTCATCCGATTCAATGGCAAATGCTGGGACTGATACTGATGCCGAGAGCTGTAGCTGTTTGTTTAGTACCCCAGGATGAACGCTGCTATGAGGAGATTATTCAATTTCGCCGGACAATTTATCAAAATCCCAAGTTAATTGCTTTGGGTATTGAGCAGCACTATCACTTTACCGCCCATATTACATTAGGCTATTTTGGGGAGGTTTCGCCTGAGCTAGACCGGACAAATTTCAGTGCCACACTTTCTCAGTTGAATCAACAATGGCTTTTGAATTTGCCAGAATTTTTGGTTCAGCGTGTTGAACTGCGGAAGTTTGACAACATGGCACGCTATTATCGTCAACCAGATTGGCCGAGTTTAGACTTTTGA
- a CDS encoding RDD family protein has product MHLFNRVKFRTPESVELEFTLAGIGSRAFALIIDYHILAATLAVFFLIWAMVAEQLGDFLAEIFGSAASLWLVAIAFLGGSVIYAGYFVLFETLWQGQTPGKRIAKIRVIRDDGRPIGLQQASLRALLRPFDESLFIGAVLIALSRQEKRLGDLAAGTIVIQTQTATKSAALTISEQAKSLHISLRQFADLSQLLPDDFAIIREYLGRRSGMSSKARTLLSLKLSQQVQAIINLEHLPADITPDVFLEAVYLAYQQSEY; this is encoded by the coding sequence ATGCACCTGTTTAACCGTGTTAAATTCCGCACACCTGAAAGTGTTGAATTAGAGTTTACCCTTGCCGGTATCGGTAGTCGTGCCTTTGCTTTAATCATTGACTATCACATTTTGGCTGCGACTTTGGCTGTGTTTTTTCTGATCTGGGCTATGGTTGCGGAGCAGTTAGGAGATTTTTTGGCAGAGATTTTTGGCTCCGCAGCTTCTTTATGGTTGGTGGCGATCGCATTTTTGGGCGGTTCTGTTATTTACGCAGGTTATTTTGTCTTATTTGAAACCTTATGGCAGGGACAAACTCCTGGTAAACGCATTGCTAAAATTCGCGTTATTCGAGATGATGGTAGACCAATAGGTCTGCAACAAGCAAGCCTGCGTGCCTTACTGCGTCCCTTTGATGAGTCTTTGTTCATTGGAGCTGTTTTAATTGCGTTGAGTCGCCAAGAAAAACGCCTGGGTGATTTAGCAGCTGGCACAATTGTGATTCAAACCCAAACAGCTACTAAATCGGCAGCTTTAACTATTTCTGAGCAGGCAAAGTCACTCCATATAAGTTTGCGGCAATTTGCCGATTTATCCCAATTGTTACCCGATGATTTTGCTATTATTCGTGAGTACTTGGGGCGACGTAGTGGAATGTCATCAAAGGCAAGAACCTTACTATCTCTAAAATTATCACAGCAGGTTCAAGCTATTATTAACTTAGAACATCTACCAGCAGATATTACCCCTGATGTGTTTTTAGAAGCTGTTTACCTTGCCTATCAACAGTCAGAATATTAG
- a CDS encoding stage II sporulation protein M: MNIQRWIARRETNWQHLDSLLKQVEQKGLKSLQADKIRELASLYRSVAADLSRARTQQVGNTLIQSLQSLTSRAYTQIYQGSRRQEWLAVVKFYRWGLPSVIQQTFAYIATATALFFLGALVAWWYAWQDPTFMSLIVPESLITQVRDEHKLWMGSIVGIEPLASSSIMVNNLSVSFAAVAGGMTAGAYTVYIMVFNGLLIGAVGTLVGQNQLAYPFWAFVFPHGSLELPAIFLAGGAGLLLAKAILFPGKYRRRDALKFSGSLAVQLVFGIVPMLIIAGTIEGFFSPNPSIPDPIKYLSGIGLFILLVRYCSRKKPN, from the coding sequence ATGAATATTCAACGTTGGATTGCACGGCGAGAAACAAATTGGCAGCATCTGGACTCTCTGTTAAAGCAGGTAGAACAAAAAGGGTTAAAGTCACTGCAAGCAGATAAAATTCGCGAGTTAGCGAGTTTATATCGTTCCGTGGCGGCGGATTTGTCGCGGGCCCGTACCCAACAAGTGGGCAATACCTTGATTCAAAGTTTACAATCTCTGACAAGCCGTGCATATACGCAGATTTACCAAGGTTCGCGGCGACAGGAATGGCTTGCAGTTGTGAAATTCTACCGTTGGGGATTACCATCTGTAATCCAGCAAACCTTTGCATACATCGCCACTGCTACCGCTTTATTTTTTCTAGGGGCTTTAGTGGCTTGGTGGTATGCTTGGCAAGATCCAACTTTTATGTCGCTGATAGTACCTGAAAGCTTAATTACTCAGGTGCGAGATGAGCATAAATTGTGGATGGGTTCGATTGTCGGCATTGAACCTCTGGCATCCAGCAGTATTATGGTCAATAATCTGTCGGTGTCTTTTGCTGCTGTTGCTGGGGGGATGACAGCAGGGGCATACACAGTCTATATCATGGTATTCAATGGGTTATTAATTGGTGCTGTGGGTACTTTAGTGGGTCAAAATCAACTTGCTTACCCCTTTTGGGCGTTTGTATTTCCCCACGGTTCTTTGGAATTACCTGCTATCTTTTTGGCTGGTGGTGCGGGACTTTTACTAGCAAAAGCAATTTTATTTCCTGGTAAATATCGCCGTCGGGATGCACTAAAATTCTCCGGTTCTCTGGCGGTGCAATTAGTATTTGGTATTGTGCCAATGTTGATTATTGCTGGTACTATTGAAGGCTTTTTCTCTCCCAATCCCAGCATACCAGACCCGATTAAATATTTGTCAGGCATTGGATTGTTTATACTTTTGGTGAGGTACTGTAGTCGCAAAAAACCTAATTAA